A portion of the Eulemur rufifrons isolate Redbay chromosome 30, OSU_ERuf_1, whole genome shotgun sequence genome contains these proteins:
- the LOC138378359 gene encoding CXXC-type zinc finger protein 1-like produces the protein MTEVLWEDRGRRDKRSGKGFPAPFVQLQTALEDKKNVNSHSTGLLSKRKPNTRTTGRGWGRYQSRKRLVFSYTRRGSKETLLWSLPTLQLPQLQKSRLAQKYQMAAVPLAAKEAPETTATPQLLSEEDMSWDADLYQDSCRGDFWQSKPPWVSDTVELPFLDPMPQEQAVSAKHTEDLKEKVEWKVAEMKQQKHKHKHKHKHTDKGKLKKTHAKDPAPLPQCLGPGCVYPTRPGSKYCSDDCGMKLAADRIYKILPQCIQQWQTSPCIANEHGKKMLERIHREQQDTYTRLKDLECQFHELEAIILRGKQQAVCNDEESNKGNKDRVDPKIFCVSCGQSINMRMALRHMERCFAKYECQSSLGSLYPTSIEGTTRLFCDVYDPKSKRYCKQLQVLCPEHSQDPKVSKDEVCGCPLVNNVFEFTGNFCCLPKHLCDRHYCWEKLRRAEVDLERVRALHKLEELCEEEHKVHTAMTKRGGLLALMLHQTIQHDPLTTDLRSRPES, from the exons CCACTCCACGGGGCTCCTGAGCAAGCGCAAACCCAACACGCGCACCACGGGGCGGGGCTGGGGTCGTTACCAGAGCCGGAAGCGCCTAGTCTTTAGCTATACCCGCCGAGGCTCTAAGG AGACCTTGCTATGGTCCCTGCCCACATTACAGCTGCCCCAACTGCAGAAGTCCAGGCTGGCCCAGAAGTACCAGATGGCAGCGGTGCCGCTGGCAGCAAAGGAGGCACCTGAGACAACTGCCACACCCCAGCTGTTGTCTGAAGAGGACATGTCTTGGGATGCTGACCTATACCAGGACTCTTGCAGAGGGGATTTTTGGCAATCAAAGCCT CCCTGGGTGAGTGACACTGTGGAGCTCCCGTTCCTGGATCCCATGCCGCAGGAGCAGGCAGTGAGTGCGAAGCACACGGAGGATCTAAAGGAAAAGGTGGAGTGGAAGGTGGCAGAAATG AAGCAGCAGAAGCACAAGCACAAGCACAAGCACAAGCACACAGACAAGGGGAAACTCAAGAAGACACATGCCAAGGACCCTGCCCCACTGCCGCAGTGCCTGGGCCCTGGCTGTGTCTATCCCACGCGGCCAGGGTCCAAGTACTGCTCGGATGACTGTGGCATGAAGCTGGCAGCTGA CCGTATCTATAAGATACTCCCCCAGTGCATCCAGCAGTGGCAGACAAGCCCCTGCATTGCTAATGAGCATGGCAAGAAAATGCTCGAGCGCATCCACCGTGAGCAGCAGGACACCTACACCCGCCTGAAAGACCTGGAGTGCCAGTTCCATGAACTTGAGGCCATCATTCTTCGTGGCAAGCAACAGGCTGTGTGCAACGATGAAGAG AGCAACAAAGGTAACAAGGACAGAGTAGACCCGAAGATCTTCTGTGTCTCCTGTGGGCAATCCATCAATATGCGCATGGCCCTGCGCCACATGGAGCGCTGTTTTGCCAAG TATGAGTGCCAATCGTCCTTGGGGTCCCTGTATCCTACATCCATTGAGGG GACCACTCGGCTCTTCTGTGATGTCTATGACCCAAAGAGCAAGAGGTACTGCAAGCAGCTTCAAGTGCTGTGCCCTGAGCACTCTCAGGACCCCAAG GTATCAAAAGATGAGGTGTGCGGCTGCCCACTAGTGAACAATGTCTTTGAGTTCACGGGTAATTTTTGTTGCCTCCCCAAACATCTGTGTGACCGCCACTACTGCTGGGAGAAGCTGCGGCGTGCTGAGGTGGACCTGGAGCGCGTGCGCGCG TTGCACAAGCTGGAAGAGCTGTGTGAGGAGGAGCACAAGGTACACACGGCTATGACCAAACGGGGGGGGCTACTGGCCCTGATGCTTCACCAGACGATACAGCACGACCCGCTCACCACTGACCTGCGCTCCAGGCCAGAGAGCTGA